Proteins co-encoded in one Stenotrophomonas maltophilia genomic window:
- the btuB gene encoding TonB-dependent vitamin B12 receptor, whose product MKLQSRMLSLAVLAALPALAHANQDTTALDQILVTATRTPIALQDSIAPAQVIDRAQIESSQATSLQELLRGRAGINLTNAGGLGKQSSLFLRGTNSGHTVVLVDGVRINSADLGLAMYQDLPLAQIERVEIVRGPQSSLYGADAIGGVIQIFTRRNQGDFAPHFQLGGGSNGLREASGGIGGGTERGWFGADIAYQHSDGIDACRGSATLFTGCFADEPDRDGYRNLSKSLRGGYTFNEQWNVEGSALRADGNNHYDGYYNYSETRQQVLAGKVRYTPSERVAVTANLGRSDNESDNFGAFDVRGSAQTHRDSASLQGDFGVAEGQLLSAGVDWSEDNLDGSSAGYLVDSRRNTGVFVQYQGRFGRHQLQASARNDDNQQFGNHATGSVGWAMELGHGLRLNASYGTAFKAPTFSDLYDPWSGVPTLDPEKSKSANLGVSQQGQGWHWGLDVYETRIDDLITYDAATFRMQQVEKARIRGAELTGGALLAGFDITAQLSYTDPRNRTGDSAQFDNWLPRRAQQTARLDIDRRFGDFRAGATVQGAGKRYDDAANTVKVGGYGTLDLRAEYALTPSWSLLARAANVFDRRYETVAWFNQPGREYQLSVRYQPR is encoded by the coding sequence ATGAAGCTGCAGTCCCGAATGCTGTCCTTGGCCGTGCTGGCCGCCCTGCCCGCGCTGGCCCATGCCAACCAGGACACCACCGCGCTTGACCAGATCCTGGTCACTGCCACCCGCACCCCGATCGCCCTGCAGGACAGCATCGCGCCAGCGCAGGTGATCGACCGTGCGCAGATCGAATCCAGCCAGGCCACTTCGCTGCAGGAGCTGCTACGCGGCCGTGCCGGCATCAACCTGACCAACGCCGGCGGCCTCGGCAAGCAGAGTTCGCTGTTCCTGCGTGGCACCAACTCCGGCCACACCGTGGTGCTGGTCGATGGCGTGCGCATCAACAGCGCCGACCTCGGCCTGGCCATGTACCAGGACCTGCCGCTGGCGCAGATCGAGCGCGTGGAAATCGTCCGTGGTCCGCAGTCGAGTCTGTACGGCGCCGATGCCATCGGTGGCGTGATCCAGATCTTCACCCGTCGCAACCAGGGTGACTTCGCCCCGCACTTCCAGCTCGGTGGCGGCAGCAACGGCCTGCGCGAGGCCAGCGGTGGCATCGGCGGCGGCACCGAGCGCGGCTGGTTCGGCGCCGACATCGCCTACCAGCATTCCGATGGCATTGATGCCTGCCGTGGCTCGGCCACGCTGTTCACCGGCTGCTTCGCCGACGAGCCTGACCGCGACGGCTACCGCAACCTGTCCAAGAGCCTGCGCGGCGGCTACACCTTCAACGAGCAGTGGAACGTGGAAGGCAGCGCGTTGCGCGCCGATGGCAACAACCATTACGACGGCTACTACAACTACTCCGAAACCCGCCAGCAGGTGCTGGCCGGCAAGGTGCGCTACACCCCGTCCGAGCGCGTGGCCGTCACCGCCAACCTCGGACGCAGCGACAACGAATCGGACAACTTCGGCGCCTTCGATGTGCGTGGCAGCGCGCAGACCCACCGCGACAGCGCTTCGCTGCAGGGTGATTTCGGCGTGGCCGAGGGCCAGCTGCTGAGCGCCGGCGTCGACTGGAGCGAAGACAACCTGGACGGCAGCAGCGCCGGTTACCTCGTCGACAGCCGCCGCAACACCGGCGTGTTCGTGCAGTACCAGGGCCGCTTCGGCCGCCACCAGCTGCAGGCCAGCGCGCGTAACGACGACAACCAGCAGTTCGGCAACCACGCCACCGGCAGCGTCGGCTGGGCGATGGAGCTGGGCCACGGCCTGCGCCTCAACGCCAGCTACGGCACCGCCTTCAAGGCACCGACCTTCAGCGACCTGTACGACCCATGGAGCGGCGTGCCGACCCTGGATCCGGAGAAGTCCAAAAGCGCCAATCTGGGCGTTTCGCAGCAGGGCCAGGGCTGGCACTGGGGCCTGGACGTGTACGAAACGCGTATCGACGACCTGATCACCTACGATGCCGCGACGTTCCGGATGCAACAGGTGGAGAAGGCGCGCATCCGCGGCGCCGAACTGACCGGTGGCGCGCTGCTGGCCGGCTTCGACATCACTGCGCAGCTGAGCTACACCGACCCGCGCAACCGCACCGGGGACAGTGCCCAGTTCGACAACTGGCTGCCGCGCCGCGCGCAGCAGACCGCTCGCCTGGACATCGACCGTCGCTTCGGTGATTTCCGCGCCGGGGCGACCGTGCAGGGTGCCGGCAAGCGCTATGACGATGCCGCCAACACGGTGAAGGTCGGCGGCTACGGCACGCTGGACCTGCGCGCCGAGTACGCATTGACACCATCGTGGTCGCTACTGGCGCGCGCGGCCAACGTGTTCGACCGCAGGTACGAGACGGTGGCGTGGTTCAACCAGCCCGGCCGCGAGTACCAGCTGAGCGTGCGTTACCAGCCGAGGTAG
- the gph gene encoding phosphoglycolate phosphatase (PGP is an essential enzyme in the glycolate salvage pathway in higher organisms (photorespiration in plants). Phosphoglycolate results from the oxidase activity of RubisCO in the Calvin cycle when concentrations of carbon dioxide are low relative to oxygen. This enzyme is a member of the Haloacid Dehalogenase (HAD) superfamily of aspartate-nucleophile hydrolase enzymes (PF00702).), producing MSYPYPLVVFDLDGTLVDSAADIAEALNRTLEQIGVARVPESTVLGWIGDGVGRLVEQAMQAAGRKVDLAAVMPVFMVHYRDCLLRSPQLFEGVAGALAQLRARDVPLAICTNKPEALVPPLLQHLGIADAFALVLGGDSLPQRKPSGEPLRHIATHFGLPVEDCLMVGDSLTDYRAAEDAGMPIALVRYGYPRGLDLATAHAVAVIDDLRELPGLQR from the coding sequence TTGTCGTATCCCTATCCGCTGGTTGTGTTTGACCTTGATGGCACGCTGGTGGACAGCGCCGCCGATATCGCTGAAGCGCTGAACCGCACGCTGGAGCAGATCGGCGTGGCGCGCGTGCCCGAGTCCACCGTGCTGGGCTGGATCGGCGACGGCGTGGGCCGGCTGGTTGAACAGGCCATGCAGGCAGCCGGTCGCAAGGTCGATCTTGCTGCTGTGATGCCGGTGTTCATGGTGCATTACCGCGACTGCCTGCTGCGCAGCCCGCAGCTGTTCGAAGGCGTGGCCGGGGCGCTGGCGCAGCTACGTGCCCGCGACGTGCCGCTGGCGATCTGCACCAACAAGCCCGAAGCCCTGGTGCCGCCACTGCTGCAGCACCTGGGCATCGCCGATGCGTTCGCGCTGGTGCTGGGCGGTGATTCTCTGCCACAGCGCAAGCCCAGCGGCGAGCCGCTGCGCCACATTGCCACCCACTTCGGGCTGCCGGTGGAGGACTGCCTGATGGTCGGTGACTCGCTCACCGATTACCGCGCCGCCGAAGATGCCGGCATGCCGATCGCACTGGTGCGCTACGGCTATCCGCGCGGCCTGGATCTGGCCACCGCGCATGCGGTGGCGGTGATCGATGACCTGCGCGAACTGCCGGGGTTGCAGCGTTGA
- a CDS encoding class I SAM-dependent methyltransferase, whose amino-acid sequence MNHGQALIDHNRAAWDRQASEVREWSRPVDSATVAAAREGRWQVHLTPRALPLDWLGDVRGRRILCLASGGGQQAPVLAAAGAEVTVFDLSDGQLEQDRAVAARDGLQLRTVQGDMRDLHAFASGSFDVVFQPISNLYVPDVRPVWNECHRVLARDGLLMASFYNPVLFVGARDPQLDAQGLIRPQYAIPYSDLEDLAPAEREAKLARGDALTFGHSLTELLGGQLDAGFVIDRFLEDWQPQPRFLIDRYLPTFLATRARRIG is encoded by the coding sequence ATGAACCATGGACAGGCCCTGATCGACCACAACCGCGCTGCCTGGGACCGCCAGGCCAGCGAGGTGCGCGAATGGTCGCGCCCCGTGGACAGCGCCACCGTCGCCGCCGCCCGCGAAGGTCGATGGCAGGTGCACCTGACCCCGCGCGCGCTGCCGCTGGACTGGCTGGGTGATGTGCGCGGCCGCCGCATCCTGTGCCTGGCTTCGGGCGGCGGCCAGCAGGCGCCGGTACTGGCGGCGGCCGGTGCCGAGGTCACCGTGTTCGACCTTTCCGATGGGCAGCTGGAACAGGACCGTGCGGTGGCCGCGCGCGATGGCCTGCAGCTGCGCACCGTGCAGGGCGACATGCGCGATCTGCACGCCTTCGCCAGCGGCAGCTTCGATGTGGTGTTCCAGCCGATCTCCAATCTGTACGTGCCCGACGTGCGCCCGGTGTGGAACGAGTGCCACCGCGTGCTGGCCCGCGATGGCCTGTTGATGGCCAGCTTCTACAACCCGGTGCTGTTTGTCGGTGCACGCGATCCGCAGCTGGATGCGCAGGGCCTGATCCGGCCGCAGTACGCCATTCCCTACTCGGATCTGGAAGACCTGGCGCCGGCCGAGCGCGAAGCGAAACTGGCCCGTGGCGATGCATTGACCTTCGGCCACAGCCTGACCGAACTGCTCGGCGGCCAGCTCGATGCCGGCTTCGTCATCGATCGCTTCCTGGAAGACTGGCAGCCGCAGCCACGCTTCCTCATCGATCGCTATCTGCCCACCTTCCTGGCCACGCGTGCGCGCCGCATCGGTTGA
- a CDS encoding LysR family transcriptional regulator codes for MDRLTAMTVFVEVAERGSLTAAAEVLDMSRAMVTRYLAEVEGWLGVRLLHRTTRRISLTGPGEAALARFRQMLAIGEALQGELASDDPEPHGTLRVTASVSFGQSHLARAVARFVARHPAARIELLLVDRTVNLVEERVDLAVRIARQIDPSLIARRLATCRSVLCATPAYLQLHGTPTAPEHLAAHNCLTHHYVGKSLWQLHRDGRSLSVAVGGNISANEASLLLEAVRAGAGIAMLPTYQVAPLLRSGELIELLPEFSLDELGIHAVYASRRQQPVIMRRFLDFLAECFASPSFQDLDWRPPGKENA; via the coding sequence ATGGACCGATTGACCGCCATGACCGTGTTCGTCGAGGTGGCCGAGCGCGGCAGCCTCACCGCCGCTGCCGAGGTGCTGGACATGTCGCGGGCGATGGTCACCCGCTACCTGGCCGAGGTCGAGGGTTGGCTGGGCGTGCGCCTGCTGCACCGGACCACGCGGCGGATCAGCCTGACCGGTCCCGGCGAAGCGGCACTGGCGCGCTTCCGGCAGATGCTGGCCATCGGCGAGGCGCTGCAGGGCGAACTGGCCAGCGACGATCCCGAGCCGCACGGCACGCTGCGGGTGACGGCCAGCGTGTCGTTCGGACAGAGCCATCTGGCGCGTGCGGTGGCCCGCTTCGTCGCGCGGCATCCGGCGGCGCGCATCGAGCTGCTGCTGGTCGACCGCACGGTCAACCTGGTGGAGGAACGGGTGGACCTGGCGGTGCGCATCGCCCGCCAGATCGACCCGAGCCTGATCGCGCGACGGCTGGCCACCTGCCGCTCAGTGCTGTGCGCGACTCCCGCCTACCTGCAGCTGCACGGTACTCCCACTGCGCCTGAGCATCTGGCCGCGCACAATTGCCTGACCCATCACTACGTGGGCAAGAGCCTGTGGCAGCTGCACCGCGATGGCCGCTCACTCTCGGTGGCGGTGGGCGGCAACATCAGCGCCAACGAGGCGTCGCTGTTGCTGGAAGCGGTGCGTGCCGGCGCCGGCATCGCCATGTTGCCGACCTACCAGGTGGCGCCGCTGCTGCGCAGTGGCGAGCTGATCGAGCTGTTGCCCGAGTTCAGTCTGGATGAGCTGGGCATTCATGCGGTGTACGCATCGCGGCGCCAGCAGCCCGTTATCATGCGGCGATTCCTGGACTTCCTGGCCGAATGCTTCGCCAGCCCGTCCTTCCAGGATCTGGATTGGCGCCCACCGGGCAAGGAGAACGCATGA
- a CDS encoding NAD(P)-dependent oxidoreductase produces the protein MKIALVGSTGNIGRQIARHALAHGHQLTVIVRSAQNLPAELAGAHPVIASLDDQDALVAAIAGHDVLASAYGPRPGDDVGRVGEVAAQLAAAARKAGVPRLVVVGGAGSLEVAPGVQLVDTPNFPEAYKLYALAHREAFKRLQAVDDLDWTFFSPAAEIGPGEERGQYRVQPKAFLADASGHSRISYADYGAAFVAELEAHQYPKQIITAAY, from the coding sequence ATGAAGATCGCCCTCGTTGGTTCCACCGGCAATATCGGCCGCCAGATCGCCCGCCACGCGCTGGCCCACGGCCATCAACTCACCGTCATCGTGCGCAGCGCGCAGAACCTGCCGGCCGAACTGGCCGGCGCGCATCCGGTGATCGCCTCGCTGGATGACCAGGACGCCCTGGTGGCGGCCATCGCCGGCCACGACGTGCTGGCCAGCGCCTACGGCCCGCGCCCGGGTGATGACGTCGGCCGCGTCGGCGAAGTGGCCGCGCAGCTGGCTGCGGCCGCGCGCAAGGCCGGTGTGCCGCGCCTGGTGGTGGTCGGTGGCGCCGGCAGCCTGGAAGTCGCGCCGGGCGTGCAGCTGGTCGATACCCCGAACTTCCCTGAGGCCTACAAGCTGTACGCGCTGGCCCACCGCGAAGCGTTCAAGCGCCTGCAGGCGGTGGACGACCTGGACTGGACCTTCTTCTCGCCGGCCGCTGAAATCGGCCCGGGCGAAGAACGAGGCCAGTACCGCGTGCAGCCCAAGGCCTTCCTGGCCGACGCCAGCGGCCACAGCCGCATCAGCTACGCCGACTACGGCGCGGCGTTCGTGGCCGAGCTGGAGGCGCACCAGTACCCGAAGCAGATCATCACTGCCGCATATTGA